The following are encoded together in the Acidovorax sp. KKS102 genome:
- a CDS encoding bifunctional 2',3'-cyclic-nucleotide 2'-phosphodiesterase/3'-nucleotidase, producing the protein MAAWGMVALAASLAACGGSSDNASSNAGATATLAVLETTDLHFNVRSYDYFKLAEDKSYGFERTATLVRAARKEFANTLLVDNGDTIQGTALADYEATISPIPCTQQLSMYKAMGALGFDAGTLGNHEFNYGLPFLNQVLGGGLDVDGVDATKKCAGAGYPAVLANVYSNKTKKPLVQPYTLLERTLVAKGTDGKEVKLPIKIGVIGFTTPGIMNWDKRYLEGKVYTEGAVESANKYVPELRAKGADIVVALLHGGLDSAAYSATMENPGLYLSKVAGIDAMVMGHQHGVFPDTAATPSFNLPGVDHKAGTVNGVPAVMASSWGKALGVVQLALQWDGSKWVVNKTASKSELRNIQSKNAAGAMVTVDADPAIAPLIETQHQAAIQYVKTPIGQTDFRMSTLFADVGDPGAIQIVNQAQQAYVAAYIKASLPQYAALPVLSVSAPFKSGFQGGADYTDVAVGPLAINNAADLYLYPNTVYAVKVNGGDIKNWLEAAAKRFNQIDPAKTTEQQLISTFPGYNFDMFTTADMQYEIDVTQPVGSRIKNLTYLGKPIDGAQEFVIATNNYRATSGKSFIDKLDGSGTIWASPDANRDVVIDYIRKNPTVTRTANGAAKSWRFAKATVAGPVVFSSGANALSVAQAAGLGNVSLLAADDGSGKGTSKYGVDLSK; encoded by the coding sequence ATGGCTGCATGGGGCATGGTGGCGCTGGCCGCGTCGCTGGCTGCCTGCGGCGGCAGCAGCGACAACGCCAGCAGCAACGCGGGCGCCACGGCCACGCTGGCCGTGCTGGAGACCACCGACCTGCACTTCAACGTGCGCAGCTACGACTACTTCAAGCTGGCCGAAGACAAAAGCTACGGCTTTGAGCGCACGGCCACGCTGGTGCGCGCGGCCCGCAAGGAGTTTGCCAACACGCTGCTGGTGGACAACGGTGACACCATCCAGGGCACCGCACTGGCCGACTACGAGGCCACCATCAGCCCTATCCCCTGCACGCAGCAGCTGTCCATGTACAAGGCCATGGGCGCGCTGGGCTTTGATGCGGGCACGCTGGGCAACCACGAGTTCAACTACGGCCTGCCCTTCCTGAACCAGGTGCTGGGTGGCGGGCTGGACGTGGATGGGGTCGATGCCACCAAGAAATGCGCGGGCGCGGGCTACCCCGCCGTGCTGGCCAACGTGTACAGCAACAAGACCAAGAAGCCGCTGGTGCAGCCTTACACGTTGCTGGAACGCACGCTGGTGGCCAAGGGCACCGATGGCAAGGAAGTGAAGCTGCCGATCAAAATTGGTGTGATCGGCTTCACCACCCCCGGGATCATGAACTGGGACAAGCGCTACCTGGAAGGCAAGGTCTACACGGAAGGCGCCGTGGAATCCGCCAACAAGTACGTGCCCGAGTTGCGCGCCAAGGGCGCCGACATCGTGGTGGCGCTGTTGCACGGCGGGCTCGACAGTGCCGCCTACTCGGCCACCATGGAGAACCCGGGCTTGTACCTGTCCAAGGTAGCGGGTATTGATGCCATGGTGATGGGCCACCAGCACGGCGTTTTCCCTGATACTGCGGCCACGCCCAGCTTCAACCTGCCCGGTGTGGACCACAAGGCGGGCACGGTGAACGGTGTGCCCGCCGTCATGGCCAGCTCCTGGGGCAAGGCCCTGGGTGTGGTGCAGCTGGCGCTGCAGTGGGACGGCAGCAAGTGGGTGGTCAACAAGACCGCCAGTAAGAGCGAGCTGCGCAACATCCAGAGCAAGAATGCCGCTGGCGCCATGGTGACTGTGGATGCAGACCCCGCCATCGCCCCGCTGATCGAGACCCAGCACCAGGCCGCGATCCAGTATGTGAAGACACCGATCGGCCAGACTGACTTCCGCATGAGCACGCTGTTTGCTGATGTGGGTGACCCCGGCGCGATCCAGATCGTGAACCAGGCACAGCAGGCCTACGTGGCGGCTTACATCAAGGCCAGCCTGCCGCAGTACGCTGCGTTGCCCGTGCTGTCGGTCAGTGCGCCGTTCAAGAGCGGCTTCCAGGGTGGGGCCGACTACACCGACGTGGCGGTGGGCCCGCTGGCCATCAACAACGCGGCCGACCTGTACCTGTACCCCAACACCGTCTACGCGGTGAAGGTCAACGGTGGCGACATCAAGAACTGGCTCGAAGCCGCTGCCAAGCGCTTCAACCAGATCGACCCCGCCAAGACCACCGAGCAACAGCTCATCAGCACCTTCCCGGGCTACAACTTCGACATGTTCACCACGGCAGACATGCAGTACGAGATCGACGTGACCCAGCCTGTGGGCAGCCGCATCAAGAACCTGACCTACCTGGGCAAGCCCATCGATGGGGCGCAGGAGTTTGTGATCGCCACCAACAACTACCGCGCCACCAGCGGCAAGAGCTTTATCGACAAGCTGGACGGCTCGGGCACCATCTGGGCCTCGCCCGATGCGAACCGTGACGTGGTGATCGACTACATTCGCAAGAACCCTACGGTGACCCGCACTGCCAACGGTGCGGCCAAGAGCTGGCGCTTTGCCAAGGCCACAGTGGCGGGACCGGTGGTGTTCAGCTCAGGCGCCAATGCGCTCAGCGTGGCCCAGGCAGCCGGGCTGGGCAATGTGTCGTTGCTGGCGGCCGATGATGGCTCAGGCAAGGGCACGTCGAAGTACGGCGTGGACTTGTCCAAGTAG
- a CDS encoding Smr/MutS family protein, translating to MRPLRQAPAGPTAAASPSPPRRRAPPAPRRAGERITQLQDLATVARRLREEQERREAEDKARREAAARAEAERYLFSRSVGPVTPLRNPNVARLRRHLPPPLPVQHWLDEERVLLESISDDFDVSTLLDTDDQLSFRRPGIGVEVTRRLRSGHWSIQRHLDLHGLRVDDAREALGEFIRQAHKIGLRCVRVVHGKGLGSPGKSPVLKGRVQRWLVQKNEVLAFVQARPMDGGAGALVVLLQPVLRKNS from the coding sequence ATGCGCCCGCTGCGCCAGGCCCCCGCCGGGCCCACAGCCGCAGCGAGCCCTTCACCACCCCGCCGCCGTGCCCCCCCGGCCCCGCGCCGTGCGGGTGAGCGCATCACCCAGCTGCAGGACCTGGCCACCGTGGCCCGCCGCCTGCGCGAGGAGCAGGAGCGCCGCGAGGCCGAAGACAAAGCCCGACGCGAAGCGGCAGCACGGGCCGAGGCCGAGCGCTACCTCTTCAGCCGCAGCGTGGGCCCTGTCACCCCGCTGCGCAACCCCAATGTGGCGCGGCTGCGGCGCCACCTGCCGCCGCCGCTGCCGGTGCAGCACTGGCTGGACGAGGAGCGGGTGCTGCTCGAATCCATCAGCGACGACTTCGACGTGAGCACCCTGCTGGACACCGACGACCAGCTCAGCTTTCGCCGCCCAGGCATCGGCGTGGAAGTGACGCGCCGCCTGCGCTCCGGCCACTGGAGCATTCAGCGCCACCTGGACTTGCACGGCCTGCGTGTGGACGACGCGCGCGAGGCGCTGGGTGAATTCATCCGCCAGGCGCACAAGATCGGCCTGCGCTGCGTGCGCGTGGTGCATGGCAAGGGACTGGGCTCGCCCGGCAAAAGCCCTGTGCTCAAGGGCCGCGTACAGCGCTGGCTGGTGCAGAAGAACGAGGTGCTGGCCTTCGTGCAGGCGCGGCCCATGGATGGCGGCGCGGGCGCCCTGGTGGTGCTGCTGCAACCCGTGTTGCGCAAAAATTCATAA
- the radC gene encoding DNA repair protein RadC, which yields MPLKDLPADAQPREKLLARGPAALADAELLAILLRTGIVGKGVLQMAQELLDPPGIDPDTGAVTGGFGGIAGLLHTSASDLERIKGLGPAKRAELVAVLELARRALAQQLREREVFDSPDTVKHYLQLHLAAKGHEVFAVLFLDAQNRLLALEELFRGTLTQTSVYPREVVLRALHHQAAAVVLAHNHPSGSVQPSRADEALTQTLKTTLALVDVRVLDHVIVAPGQALSMAEKGLV from the coding sequence ATGCCCCTCAAAGACCTGCCCGCTGACGCCCAGCCCCGCGAAAAACTGCTGGCGCGCGGCCCCGCTGCGCTGGCCGATGCCGAGCTGCTGGCCATCCTGCTGCGCACCGGCATCGTGGGCAAGGGCGTGCTGCAGATGGCGCAGGAGCTGCTGGACCCGCCCGGCATTGACCCGGACACGGGCGCCGTCACCGGCGGTTTTGGCGGCATTGCCGGGCTGCTGCACACCAGCGCGTCCGACCTGGAGCGCATCAAGGGCCTGGGCCCCGCCAAACGCGCCGAACTGGTGGCAGTGCTGGAGCTGGCCCGCCGTGCACTGGCCCAGCAGTTGCGCGAACGCGAAGTGTTCGACTCCCCCGACACCGTCAAGCACTACCTGCAACTGCACCTGGCCGCCAAGGGGCACGAGGTGTTTGCGGTGCTGTTTCTCGATGCGCAAAACCGCCTGCTGGCACTGGAGGAGCTGTTTCGCGGCACGCTCACGCAGACCAGCGTGTACCCGCGCGAGGTGGTGCTGCGCGCCCTGCACCACCAGGCCGCCGCCGTGGTGCTGGCCCACAACCACCCGAGCGGCAGCGTACAACCCAGCCGTGCGGATGAGGCGCTGACCCAGACCCTGAAGACCACGCTGGCCCTCGTGGACGTGCGCGTGCTCGACCATGTGATCGTGGCACCGGGCCAGGCGCTGTCGATGGCCGAAAAGGGCCTGGTGTGA
- a CDS encoding peptidylprolyl isomerase yields MTSISTPLPTVQPGSFLTLHYRLAGPAGDVINTFADKPATLSLGTGELSPAMEQRLLGLAEGTRTTFELPAGEAFGERNPDMQQWVARKLMNELGDPDEKYNVGDVVQFPTPDGQGSYAGAVMQVREDGAVLFDFNHPLAGQPVTFEVQLIGIL; encoded by the coding sequence ATGACCTCTATTTCCACCCCCCTTCCCACCGTGCAGCCGGGCTCCTTTCTCACGCTGCACTACCGCCTGGCTGGCCCGGCGGGGGATGTGATCAACACCTTTGCCGACAAGCCGGCCACCCTGTCGCTGGGCACGGGTGAGCTGTCGCCCGCCATGGAGCAGCGCCTGCTGGGCCTGGCCGAGGGCACGCGCACCACGTTCGAGCTGCCTGCGGGCGAGGCTTTTGGCGAGCGCAACCCCGACATGCAGCAGTGGGTGGCGCGCAAGCTGATGAACGAGCTGGGCGACCCCGACGAAAAGTACAACGTGGGCGATGTGGTGCAGTTCCCCACGCCCGACGGCCAGGGCAGCTACGCCGGTGCCGTGATGCAGGTGCGTGAAGACGGCGCCGTGCTGTTCGACTTCAACCACCCGCTGGCGGGCCAGCCCGTGACCTTTGAAGTGCAGCTGATCGGGATCCTGTGA
- the ispH gene encoding 4-hydroxy-3-methylbut-2-enyl diphosphate reductase: MLAPKEILLAEPRGFCAGVDRAIEIVERAIQKFGAPIYVRHEIVHNTYVVNDLKAKGAIFIEELSDVPPGATLVFSAHGVSKAVQQEAEARGFSIFDATCPLVTKVHVEVAKLAKEGYEFIMIGHKGHPEVEGTMGQLDHGIHLVEDVEDVARVQPAQTEKLAVVTQTTLSVDDAAEISAAVRARFPNVREPKQQDICYATQNRQDAVKVLSPQVDVVIVVGSPTSSNSNRLRELAAKLGTTAYMVDSADELQGEWFKGLARVGLTAGASAPEILVQQVIDRIKALGAVSVRSMAGIEETIKFPLPKGLKIDAATGLEIRERTPETGPSGH, translated from the coding sequence ATGCTGGCGCCGAAAGAAATCCTGCTGGCCGAGCCGCGCGGCTTTTGCGCCGGTGTGGACCGCGCCATCGAGATCGTGGAGCGCGCCATCCAGAAGTTTGGCGCCCCCATCTATGTGCGCCACGAAATCGTGCACAACACCTATGTGGTGAACGACCTCAAGGCCAAGGGCGCGATCTTCATTGAAGAGCTGTCCGACGTGCCGCCGGGCGCCACGTTGGTGTTCAGCGCCCACGGCGTGAGCAAGGCGGTACAGCAAGAGGCCGAGGCGCGTGGCTTCAGCATTTTTGACGCCACCTGCCCACTGGTGACCAAGGTGCATGTCGAGGTCGCCAAGCTCGCCAAAGAGGGCTACGAGTTCATCATGATCGGCCACAAGGGCCACCCCGAGGTCGAGGGCACCATGGGCCAGCTCGACCACGGTATCCACCTGGTGGAAGACGTGGAAGATGTGGCCCGCGTGCAGCCGGCGCAGACCGAGAAACTGGCCGTGGTCACGCAGACCACGCTGAGTGTGGACGACGCCGCCGAAATCTCTGCCGCCGTGCGTGCGCGCTTTCCGAACGTGCGCGAACCCAAGCAGCAGGACATCTGCTACGCCACACAGAACCGGCAGGATGCCGTCAAGGTACTGAGCCCGCAGGTGGACGTGGTGATCGTGGTGGGCAGCCCCACCAGCTCCAACAGCAACCGCCTGCGCGAGCTGGCGGCCAAGCTGGGCACCACGGCCTACATGGTGGACAGTGCCGACGAGCTGCAGGGCGAGTGGTTCAAGGGCCTTGCACGCGTAGGGCTGACCGCCGGAGCCTCGGCGCCAGAAATCCTGGTGCAGCAGGTTATCGACCGCATCAAGGCGCTGGGCGCGGTATCGGTGCGCAGCATGGCGGGCATTGAGGAGACCATCAAGTTTCCGCTGCCCAAGGGGCTCAAGATCGACGCGGCCACGGGCCTGGAGATTCGCGAGCGCACACCCGAGACAGGGCCGTCTGGGCACTGA
- a CDS encoding HPP family protein, which yields MFFVFGPSGQMYRGGPENLARISAVRSVQRPQALRTRTMDAQDGQPVPVFTAPPRPTTADHTHAAAPGAVVNLRLQDAVSAYAQTEQGPQASARQPLTKVSDVMTTGGVSVAPDVRVNDAWQTLAEHRVAQTPVVDALGRVIGLLLRADMAPLDLLPEPGAVKQAIDLARRPVAEVMVSPVPTVSPDTELRRVAAVLLDTGLPGLPVTDEAGVLSGFISRTDILRAVAADPPLDLWSGPAVPL from the coding sequence ATGTTCTTTGTGTTCGGCCCGTCGGGCCAGATGTACCGGGGCGGCCCCGAAAACCTGGCACGTATCTCTGCGGTGCGCAGCGTGCAACGCCCGCAGGCCCTGCGCACGCGGACCATGGACGCACAAGACGGGCAGCCGGTACCCGTCTTCACGGCCCCACCCCGCCCCACCACCGCCGACCACACCCATGCGGCGGCACCCGGCGCCGTCGTCAACCTGCGCCTGCAGGACGCCGTGAGCGCCTACGCGCAAACGGAGCAAGGCCCCCAGGCCAGTGCCCGCCAGCCGTTGACCAAGGTGAGCGATGTGATGACCACCGGCGGCGTGAGTGTGGCGCCCGATGTGCGCGTGAACGATGCCTGGCAGACCCTGGCAGAGCACCGGGTGGCGCAGACCCCCGTGGTGGATGCGCTGGGCCGCGTGATCGGATTGCTGCTGAGGGCCGACATGGCGCCGCTGGATCTGCTGCCCGAGCCCGGCGCCGTCAAGCAGGCCATCGACCTGGCCCGCCGCCCGGTGGCCGAGGTGATGGTGAGCCCCGTGCCCACCGTGTCACCCGACACCGAACTGCGCCGCGTGGCCGCCGTGCTGCTGGACACCGGCCTGCCGGGCCTGCCGGTGACGGACGAGGCGGGCGTGCTGTCGGGCTTTATCTCGCGCACCGACATCCTGCGCGCCGTGGCGGCCGACCCGCCGCTGGACCTGTGGAGCGGGCCCGCCGTGCCTCTGTAG
- a CDS encoding threonine/serine dehydratase — MIDRAAIAAARRQLATQPDFLRTTPLMRLSGKSLGMDCAEVWLKLEHLQVGGSFKARGMLYRLLANPVPESGVIIASGGNAGIAVAAAAQALGVRCEVFVPEVSPEAKRARLRALGAEVVVTGAAYSEAFEACVARQKTTGALQAHAYDQPEVVAGAGTLALEMEEQGGRLPDTVLVSVGGGGLIGGVAAWVESRAHVVALEPERAPTLHAARAAGQPVDVEVGGVAADSLGARRIGAISWALSQRHVHDALLLPDDAIRAAQLWLWKELKLAVEPAAALGLAALQTGAYKPQPQETVALILCGANFDPASLA, encoded by the coding sequence ATGATCGACCGCGCCGCCATTGCCGCAGCCCGCCGCCAACTGGCCACCCAGCCCGACTTTTTGCGCACCACGCCGCTGATGCGCCTGTCCGGCAAGTCCTTGGGCATGGACTGTGCCGAGGTCTGGCTCAAGCTGGAGCATCTGCAGGTGGGCGGCAGCTTCAAGGCGCGCGGCATGCTCTACCGGCTGCTGGCCAACCCGGTGCCTGAGAGCGGCGTGATCATCGCCTCGGGCGGCAACGCCGGCATTGCGGTGGCAGCGGCCGCCCAGGCCCTGGGCGTGCGCTGCGAGGTCTTTGTACCCGAGGTCTCGCCCGAGGCCAAGCGCGCCCGCCTGCGCGCCTTGGGGGCGGAGGTGGTCGTCACCGGCGCCGCGTATTCCGAAGCCTTTGAAGCCTGCGTGGCCCGCCAGAAGACCACTGGAGCCTTGCAGGCCCATGCCTACGACCAGCCCGAAGTGGTGGCCGGCGCGGGCACCCTGGCGCTGGAGATGGAAGAACAGGGCGGCCGCCTGCCCGACACGGTGCTTGTCAGCGTGGGCGGCGGTGGCCTCATTGGCGGTGTGGCCGCATGGGTGGAAAGCCGAGCCCATGTGGTGGCGCTGGAGCCCGAACGCGCCCCCACCCTGCACGCCGCGCGGGCTGCGGGCCAGCCGGTGGATGTGGAGGTGGGTGGCGTGGCCGCCGACTCGCTCGGTGCCCGCCGCATCGGGGCGATCAGCTGGGCATTGAGCCAGCGCCACGTACACGACGCGTTGTTGCTGCCCGATGACGCCATCCGTGCGGCCCAGCTGTGGCTGTGGAAGGAGCTGAAACTGGCCGTGGAACCCGCCGCCGCGCTGGGCTTGGCAGCTTTGCAAACCGGCGCCTACAAGCCCCAGCCGCAAGAGACGGTGGCCCTGATTCTCTGCGGCGCCAACTTTGACCCTGCCAGCCTTGCCTGA
- the serS gene encoding serine--tRNA ligase, with the protein MLDILLLRKDLDTAIARLETRKKPQAFLDVSAFQALESERKTLQTRTEELQAQRNQLSKQVGMLMSRGDKDGAEAVKAQVAAGKVELEQSAARLEQIQSELLAMLVAVPNLPHESVPVGSDEAGNVEVRRWGTPAKFDFEVKDHVDVGTPLGLDFDMGVKLSGSRFTVMKGSIARLHRALSQFMLDVQTQEHGYTECYVPYAVNADSLKGTGQLPKFEGDLFAAKKGGQDGEPVPDNAALYLIPTSEVPLTNFVRDVVVAEADLPIKLTAHTPCFRSEAGSYGRDTRGMIRQHQFDKVEMVQIVHPDKSYEALEEMTRHAETVLQKLGLPYRVMSLCTGDMGFGAAKTYDLEVWLPAQNTYREISSVSNCEAFQARRLQARFKNAQGKNELLHTLNGSGLAVGRTLVAVLENYQQADGSVTVPEVLRPYLGGTAVLKP; encoded by the coding sequence ATGCTTGACATTCTTCTTCTCCGCAAAGACCTCGACACCGCCATCGCGCGGCTGGAAACCCGTAAAAAGCCCCAGGCCTTCCTGGACGTCTCCGCTTTCCAGGCCCTGGAGTCCGAGCGCAAGACGCTGCAGACCCGCACCGAAGAGCTGCAGGCCCAGCGCAACCAGCTGTCCAAGCAGGTCGGCATGCTGATGAGCCGGGGTGACAAGGACGGCGCCGAAGCCGTCAAGGCCCAGGTGGCCGCAGGCAAGGTGGAGCTGGAACAATCCGCCGCCCGCCTGGAGCAGATCCAGTCCGAGCTGCTAGCCATGCTGGTGGCCGTGCCCAACCTGCCGCACGAATCCGTGCCAGTGGGCAGCGACGAAGCGGGCAATGTCGAAGTGCGCCGCTGGGGCACGCCTGCGAAGTTCGATTTCGAAGTGAAGGACCATGTCGATGTGGGCACCCCGCTGGGCCTCGATTTCGACATGGGCGTGAAGCTCTCGGGCTCGCGCTTTACCGTGATGAAGGGTTCCATCGCCCGCCTGCATCGCGCATTGAGCCAGTTCATGCTGGATGTGCAGACGCAAGAGCACGGCTACACCGAGTGCTACGTGCCTTACGCAGTGAACGCAGACTCGCTCAAGGGCACCGGCCAGCTGCCCAAGTTTGAAGGCGACCTGTTTGCCGCCAAAAAGGGCGGTCAGGACGGCGAACCCGTGCCCGACAACGCGGCGCTGTACCTCATCCCCACCAGCGAAGTGCCGCTGACCAACTTCGTGCGCGACGTGGTGGTGGCCGAGGCCGACCTGCCCATCAAGCTCACGGCCCACACGCCATGCTTCCGCTCCGAAGCGGGCAGCTACGGCCGCGACACGCGCGGCATGATCCGCCAGCACCAGTTCGACAAGGTCGAAATGGTGCAGATCGTGCACCCCGACAAGAGCTATGAAGCGCTGGAAGAAATGACCCGCCACGCCGAGACCGTGCTGCAAAAGCTGGGCTTGCCCTACCGCGTGATGAGCCTGTGCACGGGCGACATGGGATTTGGCGCCGCCAAGACCTACGACCTGGAAGTGTGGCTGCCCGCGCAGAACACCTACCGCGAAATCAGCTCGGTGAGCAACTGCGAAGCCTTCCAGGCGCGCCGCCTGCAAGCCCGCTTCAAGAACGCCCAAGGCAAGAACGAGCTGCTGCACACCCTGAACGGTTCCGGCCTGGCCGTGGGCCGCACCCTGGTGGCGGTGCTGGAAAATTACCAGCAGGCCGATGGCAGCGTGACGGTGCCCGAGGTGCTGCGCCCCTACCTGGGCGGCACCGCCGTGCTCAAGCCCTGA